The following coding sequences are from one Buchnera aphidicola (Melaphis rhois) window:
- the aroC gene encoding chorismate synthase, producing MAGNTIGKLFQVTTFGESHGLSLGCIIDGMPPGMKISESDLQKELNRRRPGKSQYTTPRSEPDNVTILSGTYNGITTGTSIGLIINNIDSRPNDYKDINTLFRPGHADFTYYKKYGIRDPNGGGRSSARETAMRVAAGAIAKKYLYLNYGILIRGYLEQIGNVHCELKSWNDVENNPFFCPDITKIQEIEKLIRSLKKEGDSIGAKIVIIAEKVPIGLGEPVFDRLDADLAHGLMSINAVKGIEIGDGFSVVNQKGSQHRDEMNKNGFISNHSGGILGGISNGENIVTKIALKPTSSIRKIGQTIDHNGKESTIITKGRHDPCVGFRAVPIAESMMAIIIMDHLLRYRAQCKKKL from the coding sequence ATGGCTGGAAACACCATCGGAAAACTTTTTCAAGTAACAACATTTGGAGAATCTCATGGATTATCTTTGGGATGTATCATTGACGGAATGCCACCGGGAATGAAAATATCAGAATCTGATCTACAAAAAGAATTAAACCGAAGACGTCCTGGAAAATCTCAGTATACTACCCCGAGATCTGAACCGGATAACGTTACCATACTGTCCGGAACCTATAATGGAATTACAACAGGAACTAGCATTGGACTGATAATAAACAATATAGATTCCAGACCAAACGACTACAAAGATATTAATACTTTATTTAGACCGGGCCATGCAGATTTTACTTATTACAAAAAATACGGAATTAGAGATCCTAATGGAGGAGGAAGATCATCTGCGCGAGAAACAGCTATGCGAGTAGCCGCTGGTGCTATAGCTAAAAAGTATCTCTACTTAAATTATGGAATACTAATTCGAGGATACTTAGAACAAATAGGAAATGTTCATTGCGAACTAAAATCGTGGAACGACGTAGAAAATAATCCATTTTTTTGTCCAGATATTACAAAAATCCAAGAAATAGAAAAATTAATAAGAAGTTTAAAAAAAGAAGGTGATTCTATTGGAGCTAAAATCGTAATAATAGCTGAAAAAGTCCCCATAGGATTAGGAGAACCTGTATTTGATCGATTAGATGCTGATTTAGCACATGGATTAATGAGTATTAATGCAGTTAAAGGTATAGAAATCGGAGACGGGTTTTCCGTCGTGAATCAAAAAGGAAGTCAACATCGAGATGAAATGAACAAAAATGGATTTATTAGTAATCATTCAGGTGGAATACTAGGTGGCATAAGTAACGGAGAAAACATTGTTACAAAAATAGCACTTAAACCTACGTCTAGTATAAGAAAAATTGGACAAACTATTGATCACAATGGAAAAGAAAGTACAATCATTACTAAAGGAAGACATGATCCTTGTGTAGGATTTAGAGCTGTGCCAATAGCAGAATCTATGATGGCTATAATAATCATGGATCACCTTTTAAGATATCGAGCACAATGTAAAAAAAAACTATGA
- the smrB gene encoding endonuclease SmrB encodes MRKKQLLFHEDWFLFYQGLKGFQKMKQDTIFHMRYHKEKKNMVLKKSIFEQDAHCHYFSSNKPKMLINLDPIYYIRDNSYLNELKKLKVGAYIPDIILDLHGLTQYQAKRKLGELIHICYKKKFFCANVIHGHGKNILKRQIPLWLSKHPDIIAFHQAPKMFGSDAAILVLIDFKV; translated from the coding sequence ATGAGAAAAAAACAATTATTATTTCATGAAGATTGGTTCTTATTCTATCAAGGATTAAAAGGATTTCAAAAAATGAAGCAGGATACTATTTTTCACATGAGATATCATAAAGAAAAAAAAAATATGGTATTGAAAAAAAGTATTTTTGAACAAGATGCTCATTGCCATTATTTTTCTTCTAACAAACCAAAAATGTTAATTAATTTGGATCCTATATATTATATTAGAGATAATAGTTATTTAAATGAGCTAAAAAAACTTAAAGTTGGTGCATATATTCCAGATATTATTTTAGACTTGCACGGTTTAACTCAATATCAAGCTAAGAGAAAATTAGGTGAATTGATTCATATTTGTTATAAAAAAAAATTTTTTTGTGCTAATGTAATTCATGGACATGGTAAAAATATTTTAAAGAGACAAATACCATTATGGTTGTCCAAACATCCTGATATAATAGCATTTCATCAAGCACCTAAAATGTTTGGTAGTGATGCTGCTATTTTAGTATTAATTGATTTTAAAGTTTAA
- the hisG gene encoding ATP phosphoribosyltransferase: MIHNNRLRIVMQKTGRLSSDSKDLLVRCGIKINLCKQKLIAFSENMPIDVMCVRDDDIPGLIMDGIVDIGIIGENVLEEEVLSRKLRLDSVDYIKLKRLDFGVCRLSLAVPIDKEYTDIYCLNNSRIATSYPHLLKKYFDKKNIIFKSCMLNGSVEVAPRAGLSDAICDLVSTGATLEANGLREVQIIFRSKACLICKTGNISVEKQNVINTLMTRIQGVIKARESKYIMLHAPIKKLEEVIDLLHGAERPTILKLAGDDSRVAMHMVSSETLFWETMEKLKLLGASSILVLPIEKMME; encoded by the coding sequence ATGATTCATAATAATCGATTACGAATAGTAATGCAGAAAACTGGAAGGTTAAGCAGTGATTCGAAAGATTTATTAGTTCGTTGTGGTATCAAAATTAATTTGTGTAAGCAAAAGTTAATTGCGTTTTCTGAAAATATGCCAATAGATGTTATGTGCGTAAGAGATGATGATATTCCTGGTTTAATTATGGATGGTATTGTAGATATAGGAATTATTGGAGAAAATGTTTTGGAAGAAGAAGTACTTAGTCGAAAATTAAGATTAGATAGTGTAGATTATATTAAATTAAAGCGTTTAGATTTTGGAGTTTGTAGATTATCTTTAGCTGTCCCGATTGATAAAGAATATACAGACATATATTGTTTAAATAATTCAAGAATTGCTACATCTTATCCTCATTTATTAAAAAAATATTTTGATAAAAAAAATATTATATTCAAGTCTTGTATGCTAAATGGATCAGTAGAAGTAGCGCCTCGTGCAGGATTGTCTGATGCTATTTGTGATTTAGTATCTACAGGAGCGACTTTAGAAGCTAATGGATTACGTGAAGTTCAAATTATATTTCGATCTAAAGCATGTTTAATTTGTAAAACTGGTAATATTTCTGTTGAAAAGCAAAATGTTATCAATACATTAATGACACGTATTCAAGGTGTAATTAAAGCAAGAGAATCAAAATACATCATGTTGCATGCACCTATAAAAAAGTTAGAAGAAGTAATCGATTTATTACACGGTGCTGAACGTCCTACAATACTAAAATTAGCTGGAGATGATTCTCGAGTAGCTATGCATATGGTTAGTAGTGAGACATTATTTTGGGAAACAATGGAAAAATTAAAATTATTGGGAGCTAGTTCTATTTTAGTATTACCAATTGAAAAAATGATGGAATAA
- the hisD gene encoding histidinol dehydrogenase — protein sequence MKNCLKIIHWDRCSIEEREKILSRPILDDLSAIKKQVKTIISDVNSLGDQALYNYTNIFDKIKLNNIKISHQDLVKAELCIDVKAKNAIQVAIDNIRTFHISQNISTLNIEINKGIYCQQIVRPIGSVGLYIPGGSAPLLSTVLMLAIPARIAGCKKIVLCSPPPITNEVLYASKICGVQEIFQVGGAQAIAALGFGTETIPKVNKIFGPGNAYVTEAKSQISRSLYDVGIDMLAGPSEVLIIADSSANVDFIASDLLSQSEHGNYSQVILITCDINLANAVLEQIRKQVKNLLRSRIIIQSLKHSKIIIVKNLLECFELSNYYAPEHLMIQCEYPQRLLKYVLNAGSIFLGHWSPVASGDYATGANHVLPTYGSAKAYSGLSLIDFQKRITVQKLDKVGFKNLASTIMSLSTIERLDAHTNSILIRLSSLMDEM from the coding sequence ATGAAAAATTGTTTAAAAATTATTCATTGGGATCGTTGTAGTATTGAAGAACGAGAAAAAATATTATCTCGACCAATTTTAGATGACTTAAGTGCTATTAAAAAACAAGTAAAAACAATCATTTCTGATGTTAATAGTTTAGGAGATCAAGCTCTATATAATTATACTAACATATTTGATAAAATTAAATTAAATAATATTAAGATTAGTCATCAAGATTTAGTTAAGGCAGAATTATGTATTGATGTAAAAGCAAAAAATGCTATTCAGGTAGCTATTGATAATATTAGGACATTTCATATATCTCAAAATATAAGTACACTTAATATAGAAATTAATAAAGGTATTTATTGTCAGCAAATTGTACGTCCTATTGGATCTGTTGGTTTGTATATTCCAGGTGGTTCAGCGCCTCTATTATCTACAGTGTTAATGCTAGCAATACCAGCTAGAATTGCTGGATGTAAAAAAATTGTTCTTTGTTCCCCTCCTCCTATTACGAATGAAGTGTTATATGCAAGCAAAATTTGTGGAGTACAAGAGATATTTCAAGTAGGCGGTGCTCAAGCAATAGCAGCATTAGGTTTCGGCACTGAAACAATACCAAAAGTCAACAAAATATTTGGGCCAGGAAATGCATATGTTACGGAAGCAAAATCTCAAATTAGTCGATCTTTATATGACGTAGGTATTGATATGTTGGCTGGACCATCTGAAGTATTAATTATCGCGGATTCTTCAGCTAATGTTGATTTTATTGCTTCTGATTTGTTGTCTCAATCAGAACATGGCAATTATTCTCAAGTTATATTAATCACTTGTGACATTAATTTAGCTAATGCAGTGTTAGAACAAATACGCAAACAAGTTAAAAATTTATTAAGGAGTAGGATTATTATTCAATCGTTAAAACATAGTAAAATTATTATAGTAAAAAATTTATTAGAATGTTTTGAGTTGTCCAACTATTATGCTCCCGAACATTTAATGATTCAATGTGAATATCCACAACGTTTATTAAAATATGTTTTAAATGCTGGTTCTATCTTTTTAGGTCATTGGTCTCCAGTAGCATCGGGAGATTATGCAACTGGTGCTAATCATGTTTTACCTACATATGGTAGTGCTAAAGCGTATTCTGGACTTAGTCTTATTGACTTTCAAAAGAGAATTACAGTACAAAAATTAGATAAAGTAGGTTTTAAAAATCTTGCTTCTACTATTATGTCATTGTCAACTATAGAGAGATTAGATGCTCATACAAATTCAATTTTAATTAGGTTGTCTTCATTAATGGATGAAATGTAA
- the hisC gene encoding histidinol-phosphate transaminase: MNIKKLVRKDIRELIPYQSARKIGGKGDIWLNANEFPEFNNIKLNNIILNRYPECQPEQLTSCYSSYIGINKSNILITRGIDEAIELLIKTFCNPQNEKIIFCPPTYDMYNISAKIIGIKSYEVPLLNFSWQLDINNIAKYISDAKLIYICNPNNPTGNLINYQDIITLLNITLGKTLVIVDEAYIEFSPIHSLTNLIDTYPNLVILRTLSKAFALAGLRCGFILTNVNIVKFLLKVINPYPIPIPTTSIAVQFLSKNNINEMRNRIFDLTLNRFWLVNKLKSMNNCVEHVFNSFANYILVRFYNSRKVFDILSKKGIIVRDQSNKLHLSRCLRISIGTSKECLEVVRVIQKINSLCVY, from the coding sequence ATGAATATCAAAAAATTAGTTCGAAAGGATATTCGGGAATTAATACCTTATCAATCTGCACGAAAAATAGGTGGGAAAGGTGATATATGGTTGAACGCGAATGAATTTCCTGAGTTTAATAATATTAAGTTAAATAACATTATTTTAAATCGTTATCCAGAATGTCAACCTGAACAATTAACATCTTGTTATTCTTCTTATATTGGTATTAATAAAAGTAATATATTAATAACTCGAGGTATCGATGAAGCAATTGAATTATTAATAAAAACTTTTTGCAATCCTCAAAATGAAAAAATTATTTTTTGTCCTCCTACTTATGATATGTATAATATTAGTGCAAAAATTATTGGAATTAAAAGCTATGAGGTACCATTATTAAATTTTTCTTGGCAATTAGACATTAATAATATTGCTAAGTATATTAGTGATGCTAAATTAATTTATATATGCAATCCTAACAATCCCACCGGTAACTTAATTAATTATCAAGATATTATTACTTTATTGAACATAACTTTAGGAAAAACACTCGTAATAGTAGATGAAGCATATATTGAATTTTCTCCAATACATAGTTTAACGAATTTAATAGATACGTATCCTAACTTAGTTATATTGAGAACGTTATCTAAGGCTTTTGCTTTAGCTGGACTACGATGTGGTTTTATATTAACGAATGTCAATATAGTAAAGTTTTTATTAAAAGTTATTAATCCCTATCCTATTCCTATTCCTACTACAAGTATAGCTGTTCAATTTCTAAGTAAAAATAATATTAATGAGATGAGAAATAGAATTTTTGATTTGACGTTGAATCGTTTTTGGTTGGTAAATAAATTAAAATCCATGAATAATTGTGTAGAGCATGTTTTTAATAGTTTTGCTAATTACATTTTAGTTCGATTTTACAATTCTCGTAAAGTTTTTGATATATTGTCAAAAAAAGGAATTATTGTTAGAGATCAAAGTAATAAATTGCATTTAAGTAGATGTTTAAGAATATCCATAGGAACTAGTAAAGAATGTTTAGAAGTTGTTCGAGTTATTCAGAAGATTAATAGTTTATGTGTATATTAA
- the hisB gene encoding bifunctional histidinol-phosphatase/imidazoleglycerol-phosphate dehydratase HisB has translation MNKKVLFIDRDGTLIAEPNQNFQVDDINKLTFEKCVIPALIKLKEFGYTFVIITNQDGLGSKKFPLASFSIPHQFMINVFLSQGIVFEDILICPHEVEHRCNCRKPKIGMIKHWLDSDQLDKKNSYVIGDRDSDMELAKNSELLGFHYGKNGCTWNTIQSKLTQRNRYACIIRNTKETKVKIEVWLDRCGENLINTKLHFFNHMLNQIAIHSNIRMKIVSNGDTHVDDHHTIEDVGIVLGQVLNKALGNKIGLDRFGFTLPMDESVGYCLMDISGRPFLKFESQFKFQHIGDMSTEMVEHFFRSLAFSMQITLHLKSTGENDHHRIESLFKVFGKTLRQAINVNGTTLPSSKGFL, from the coding sequence ATGAATAAAAAAGTTTTATTTATTGATCGTGATGGAACATTAATTGCAGAACCTAATCAAAATTTTCAAGTAGATGATATAAATAAATTAACTTTTGAAAAATGCGTGATTCCAGCTTTAATTAAACTAAAAGAGTTTGGTTATACATTTGTTATAATTACTAACCAGGATGGATTGGGTTCTAAAAAATTTCCATTAGCTTCATTTTCTATACCTCATCAATTTATGATAAACGTTTTTCTATCTCAAGGTATAGTATTCGAAGATATTTTGATTTGTCCTCATGAAGTTGAACATCGTTGCAATTGCCGAAAACCTAAGATAGGGATGATAAAACATTGGTTAGATAGTGATCAGTTAGATAAAAAAAATAGTTATGTTATTGGAGATCGTGATTCAGATATGGAATTAGCAAAAAATTCTGAATTATTAGGATTCCATTATGGAAAGAATGGATGTACGTGGAATACTATACAGTCTAAGTTGACCCAAAGAAATAGATATGCATGTATTATTAGGAATACTAAAGAAACCAAAGTTAAAATAGAAGTATGGTTAGATAGATGTGGGGAAAATTTAATTAATACTAAATTGCATTTCTTTAATCATATGTTAAATCAAATAGCAATTCATAGTAATATTAGAATGAAAATAGTGTCTAATGGAGATACTCATGTTGATGATCATCATACAATAGAAGATGTTGGCATTGTTTTAGGACAAGTTTTAAATAAAGCGTTGGGAAATAAAATAGGTTTAGATAGATTTGGTTTTACTTTACCTATGGATGAAAGCGTAGGATATTGTTTAATGGATATTTCTGGTCGTCCTTTTTTAAAATTTGAATCTCAATTTAAATTTCAGCATATAGGTGATATGAGTACAGAAATGGTAGAACATTTTTTTAGATCTTTAGCTTTTTCGATGCAAATAACTTTACATTTAAAAAGTACAGGTGAAAACGATCATCATCGGATTGAAAGTTTATTTAAAGTTTTTGGAAAGACGCTAAGACAAGCTATTAACGTAAATGGAACGACCTTACCGAGTTCTAAAGGATTTTTATAA
- the hisH gene encoding imidazole glycerol phosphate synthase subunit HisH translates to MSVVIINTGCSNLSSIKYAICRLGYNPKISTSVRDILSANKILLPGVGSAYSAIRVLSESNLLNIIKKCQQPFLGICLGMQLLSAFSSEAQGLDLLSIINSPVYRLNSGSLPLPHNGWNNVEICRNNVLFEDIENHSKFYFLHSYSVDITKYTIAKTLYNTYFSAAIQKNNFFGVQFHPEKSGKVGLKLLKNFLEI, encoded by the coding sequence ATGAGTGTAGTTATCATAAATACCGGTTGTTCTAATTTATCTTCTATAAAATATGCTATTTGTAGACTAGGTTATAATCCAAAAATTAGTACTTCTGTAAGAGATATATTAAGTGCAAATAAAATATTACTACCGGGTGTAGGTTCAGCATATTCAGCGATTCGAGTATTATCAGAATCAAATTTATTAAATATTATTAAAAAATGTCAGCAGCCGTTTTTAGGTATTTGCTTAGGTATGCAATTGTTAAGTGCTTTTAGTAGCGAAGCACAAGGTTTGGATCTTTTGAGTATTATTAATTCACCTGTATATAGGTTAAATTCCGGTTCGTTACCATTGCCTCACAATGGATGGAACAATGTAGAAATATGCAGAAATAATGTGTTATTTGAAGATATTGAGAATCATTCTAAATTTTATTTTTTACATAGTTATTCTGTAGACATTACTAAATATACTATAGCAAAAACGTTATATAATACTTATTTTAGTGCTGCTATACAAAAGAACAATTTTTTTGGAGTTCAATTTCATCCAGAAAAATCTGGAAAAGTTGGTTTAAAATTATTAAAAAATTTTTTGGAGATATGA
- the hisA gene encoding 1-(5-phosphoribosyl)-5-[(5-phosphoribosylamino)methylideneamino]imidazole-4-carboxamide isomerase, producing MIIPSVDLINGKIVRLYQGKYNCKTSYEDDIYDVLSNYYSQGSSIVHLVDLDGALNPKRKQIHIIETLLSNSNFNIQVGGGIRTRQDIELLFSLGVKRVVIGSLAIYDSITVKTWLKEYGGDAIILAFDIRINNHEYKEVVVDAWKKFSGVSLEKLIDEFSSCGLKYVLCTDISRDGTLLGPNINLYKDLVKSFSHISFQSSGGIGSLNDITSIKQSGVESIIIGRALLEKKFSLIEAIQCWQNG from the coding sequence TTGATCATACCATCTGTAGATTTAATTAATGGGAAAATTGTTAGATTATATCAGGGAAAATATAATTGTAAAACTTCTTATGAAGATGATATATATGACGTTTTATCAAATTATTATTCACAAGGATCATCTATTGTACATTTAGTAGATTTAGATGGAGCACTGAACCCTAAAAGAAAACAAATTCATATTATTGAAACTTTACTTTCTAATTCTAATTTTAATATACAAGTAGGAGGTGGAATACGAACACGTCAAGACATAGAGTTGTTATTTTCGTTAGGTGTTAAGCGAGTAGTAATTGGTTCTTTAGCTATATACGATTCTATTACAGTAAAGACATGGTTAAAAGAATATGGAGGAGATGCTATTATATTAGCATTTGATATAAGAATTAATAATCATGAATATAAAGAAGTAGTAGTAGATGCTTGGAAAAAATTTTCTGGAGTTAGTTTAGAAAAATTAATAGATGAGTTTTCTTCATGTGGTCTTAAGTATGTTTTATGTACTGATATATCTAGAGATGGAACATTGTTAGGTCCTAATATAAATTTATATAAAGATCTCGTAAAGTCATTCAGCCATATTAGTTTTCAATCTTCTGGTGGCATAGGATCTCTGAATGATATAACATCTATTAAGCAATCTGGAGTAGAAAGTATAATTATTGGAAGAGCTTTATTAGAAAAAAAATTCAGTTTAATAGAGGCTATACAATGTTGGCAAAACGGATAA
- the hisF gene encoding imidazole glycerol phosphate synthase subunit HisF: MLAKRIIPCLDVSNGQVVKGIQFKNHKIVGNILPLAQYYTDQGADELVFYDIKASSDNRLLDKKWITQIAEVIDIPFCVAGGIKTVNDVKDILSFGADKISINSPALSNPDLISRIADSFGIQCVVIGIDSWFDKISNSYQVYQYTGSTQRTVRTKWNTFDWIKRVQDLGAGEIVLNVMNEDGMRNGYDLKQLTQVRKICHVPLIASGGAGELQHFYDVFHKSRVDGALAASVFHENIINIKTLKNFLIERGLEIRKC, from the coding sequence ATGTTGGCAAAACGGATAATTCCTTGTTTAGATGTAAGTAATGGACAAGTAGTAAAAGGTATTCAATTTAAGAATCATAAAATAGTTGGCAATATACTTCCATTAGCACAATATTATACTGATCAAGGAGCAGATGAATTAGTATTTTATGATATTAAAGCTTCATCAGATAATAGATTATTAGATAAAAAATGGATTACTCAAATAGCAGAGGTAATAGATATTCCATTTTGTGTAGCTGGAGGCATTAAAACAGTGAATGATGTTAAAGATATTTTGTCTTTTGGTGCGGATAAAATTTCTATTAATTCTCCAGCTTTATCAAATCCAGATTTAATTAGTCGTATTGCTGATAGTTTCGGTATACAATGTGTAGTTATTGGAATAGATTCATGGTTTGATAAGATAAGCAATAGTTATCAAGTATATCAATATACTGGAAGTACACAGAGAACAGTAAGAACGAAATGGAATACGTTTGATTGGATAAAAAGAGTACAAGACTTAGGTGCTGGAGAAATAGTACTAAATGTAATGAATGAAGATGGAATGCGTAATGGATATGATTTAAAGCAATTAACTCAAGTAAGAAAAATATGTCATGTACCTCTAATTGCTTCTGGTGGAGCAGGTGAATTACAGCATTTTTATGACGTTTTTCATAAATCTCGAGTAGATGGTGCATTAGCTGCTTCCGTATTTCATGAAAATATAATAAATATAAAAACTCTTAAGAATTTTTTAATTGAAAGAGGTTTAGAGATTAGAAAATGTTAA